The Triticum aestivum cultivar Chinese Spring chromosome 6D, IWGSC CS RefSeq v2.1, whole genome shotgun sequence genomic sequence aagatgctgactactggaaggaagcggttcgtagcgagatggattccatcttggcgaatgaaacttgggagataactgatcgtccttatgggtgcaaacctataggatgcaaatgggtattcaataAGAAGGTtagaccactattcgagttctactttcactagctgcctcacatggtcttctcgttcatcaaatggatgttaagactgctttcctaaatggagagttggacgaggaaatttatatggaacaaccagatgggtttgtactagatggtcaggaaggaaaagtgtgcaagttgctgaagtctttgtatggactcaagcaagcacccaaacagtggcatgagaagtttgaaagaactttaaccgCTGCAGGCTtcgttgtaaacgaagctgataaatgtgtgtactatcgccacggtgggggcgaaggagttattctttgcttgtatgttgatgacatactgattttcggaacaaatctgaatgttattaaggaggtcaaggatttcctatctctttgttttgagatgaaggatttaggagtggctgatgtcattttgaacatcaagttgtggagagacgatgatggtgggattacattgcttcaatctcactatgtggaaaagatcttgagtctctttggctatagtgactgcaagccctctccaacaccatatgatgcgagtgtgttacttcgaaagaatcgaagaattgctagagatcaattgaaatattctcagattattggctcgcttatgtacttagccagtgctataagacctgacatctcttttgctgttagcaaactgagtcggtttgtctcaaaaccaggagatgtgcattggaaagctctagagagagttttgcgttatttaaaaggcactgcgaattatggaattcactacactgggcacccaaaggtgcttgaagggtatagtgactcaaactggatctcagatgctgatgagataaaggccacaagcggttatgtattcactcatggaggtggcgctgtttcttggaagtcttgcaagcagaccatcttaacgaggtcaacaatggaagcagaactcacagcactagatacaactacggtcaaagcagattggcttcgtcgactcttgaatgacttgccagttgttgagaaacctgtaccgggtatccttatgaactgtgacaatcaaactgtgatcacgaaagtgagcagctcaaaggataacatgaagtcatcaagacacgttcagagaaggttaaagtctatcaggaaaatgagaaacgccggagttattgcattggattatatccaaacgtctaaaaatctggcagatccttttactaagggtctatcacgtaatgtgatagataatgcatcgagggagatgggtatgagacccacaatatgagttgttcacagtggtaacctattctttgtgatcggagatcccgtgaattagatgcggaagacaagctgttgatcaactgagaggagagtatccttactattaacaataccactccatgaagatgcaatactctcctaaaactgtatggcaggttgatgtatatcttaatatgttctaagtggctcatttaagcagagatgttgtcctgcagagcatcttttgaagaacacacctatatgagtctgattgttaaacgtcgcaatctatgagagtaggcttctctctagtaaactcatgaaaggtctcggagtatgatgcataagctccacccacggggaagacccatggtagccacgtatcggtcaaggctttatgtgaagctagattcgtagaaaacttgcagttcaaggcccagtccactgttcaagttgcttactagtgtagcatagagttctaggtggaatttcaacttaacagtctccactgcagtaccggtatataaaacagtgttttggaactaaaggcaaattctatgtgcctctaggatctggtgggggattgttggaattttatctatttatgggcctagcccaataacaatttcagaaattcctaataaatcctagaggccactgagcccattcgtgcaaggcaagggacactactaaagtttagtcccacattgctagtttagagggagttggaccttttTATAAGTGAGGTTCTTTCCCcatatgtatgagcatgagaacaagagggacatgcacgcgcgctcctcctccgccgcccgcctcaccacgccacgccacgcctcgtcacgacgcgacgcgccgcgccgcgggttgcgggttgcgggaacgagccgatgtctaaatttttgccacgcactacgggtatacgaaaggtcactcgggagctggaaagtttttgctgtagtggatattgaatacgaatgctgcacccttcggctgctatctgttcgtttcatctccctcgttcccttcagctcccgacgcagcctctcgcctccttcttttgcgcctataaaagggaggtcgctcctctcagagagacgtaCCAGAACTCATTCTTTCTCTCGCCACTGGTTCCTgaacactgcgctgctgctacgatcttcctcaCCCCGGCTtgtggcgtgcaccgcaggtcgggacagtaggcctccgaaaccgcacctctttgagtcctgtacgggagaagggtgataaggtttttggggagcgctctgcgcgactactgacttcttcgtcacggacaccccggactccgacgactacttccccgacgatgactacttccccgacgtcgacaacctcctccacGACATGGCtaccgaggacaccgaccccaagtccagtgctactgttgcagctgctgtcccgtacgtgttcttgtttttcctgttagaggttctgccacagttccttgttctagtccttgccctacacatgataggttctacttcatatatgctactTGGTCTACTGTCTACTCTAGAGATGTTCGGTTCTAGTTTATATTTGCAGATGTTATCTACCTTCTCTTTGTCAGATCacatgacttgctttatctctgctactttagtcatgctttatctagtatttccattaacaaaatcatatggtaaattgctcatatttccaacaaatattgCCATTCAAGAACTATGCATGGCCACAGGCAGGTGGCTAGGGTAAATTCTCTCCTCCATGTTTCATTGGTGAGCTTGTGGATTCACCCCCCCTCAGTCTGCCGCTCCAGTGGGCAGTGGTGGGAGGGGAATTTCGGTGCCTGCGCTCAGGCTACTGGTTTAGGTTAGTTTTTTTACTCCTCTCAGGTGCGACACTTAGACGGATGGCATCGCTTTTTTCTTCGAGTTTGTCTTCTGGGCTCTGATTCTCCTTAAATTTGTCCGTTTGGACGTAGTTGACGAAGCTCCAGCATAGATTCCTGCCGTCTTCTTGAGGcgatgaggttagggtttctcattATATGATGAGATTTGATgtcaggtgcttcagatctatGCAAGGGGATCAACGATGATGACTGCGGCTCTAGGGTGTTGGTCCTTAGAGGCATGTACACGAAGACTTCCTGGCTGCACGTGCACGATACATAGCTTAACCTTGCACGCGTACCTAATGCAGTGGAGATGAACATAACATGACACATGGCTTATCCTAATAGCCTTGCGCTTGTCTCTCATGCGTGTAGATGATACATGGCTTAGCCTTGCACCTGTACCTAATGCAGTGGAGATAAACATGCACGTGAGCCTTTTTTTAGGGTGCATGTGAGCCTGGATTCCAGAAAATACAGCTAGCTAGTGTCCATTGGATTCCATGGACCAAAACCCTTCGACGCCCGAAAGGTGAACCACATCACGAGATGCCCCCAAGGAAATAATGATGGTAATCTAACTGTAACTTGCTCCCAACACAAGCTTATGGACCAGTCACTTCCAGCGCACATCAAATTCTTGAACACGGCCCACGAACTAATCATTGTCCTTTTTTCTACGGCTTTGTCTCCCTGGTCAGAGGCATCACTGTTGATTGAGCAAAATGGTATAATATCCCATTGTCCTGTTCAAGGATGATGTTCTCTTTGGCTCAACCATTTTCAACAATTTTGCGCCCTGTAAAAAGAGAAGAAAAACTCTCGCAACAAGTTGACACTGGGAGAAGCTAATATTGCTCTCTTCAAACTTGCGCACGCACGGGGATCACTGCAAGCATAAAACCAAAAAGTGGGAGGAGAACAATCGTGTCTCTCTTCAACGGGTCACCACAAGCCGTTGATCCATTTGTAGGCCAGATAAGTGCATCGAAGTGGCAAGTCCACGTCTTTTTATTTAGGCCTTCCACTATGTTACCCGTGCCATATTTGTTAAAAAGGTGTCACATCATCACCGATGCCTGAAGAAAAAGTTATGGCACTAACTTCACAGTGTAGGGCACCGCTCCTTataatttttttttcgaaaatctGTTCCAGCAAAGCGCAAAGACGACGGTGAAAACTTTTGTTCTTATCCGTGTATAAAATAACTGATAAACAAGTCCATTGATCTAGCTGCCAGGGCCCTTCGAGCCAGCTTTGGAGAATTTGGCATCGGAGCACCTACTTGCTCTGATGCCTAGAAATTTATGTGTGCCTCCGGCTGGGCACCGTAGGGCATCGATGCTCAAAGACTAGACACCGGGTTTGGTCTACATAGTGCAGGGCCTTATACACCTTGTGGCTGCAAGGATGCGAAGAGGCCGAGCGAGGACCCCTCGAGTTGAGTTGAGCTAGCTCAAGGGCAAAGAGGGATGCAAGGCATCACGCTCCGGCATGGCGAGCCTCCTTTTTCGTTAGGCGCCTTGTGGAGTAGCTGGGGTGCGGGGAAAGGGGATGGAGTCGTTGTGAGAGACCAACATGTTGGGTCGATGCAGACTGTAGAGTAGATGCGGGACAAGTCTCTCGTcttgtttttcttttctcttttctttttgtgGGGGTTCTCTCGTCTTGTTTTCAACATATTACTTTTTTCCATCCATCTATATACAAATTTCTTGTCATTTTTCCTTTTTTGGTTTCATATAATAACTAATATACCTCTGAAACCCAATCTAATTTGTAAAGAATGGATATTTATAGGTCATGCTCTCGAAGAAAGAAGGGgtcatgttatttatttatttattccacCTTTCATGTACCCCTTATTTTTCTAAATTATGTTCGACGTCATATGACCTAGAACAAGTCATGGACTTTTTCAATGAAAGAAAGTCTCATGAAAAATTTCTCAACCAAATAAGAACAATATAATATTGAGTAATGGTATGTGGTGAGGTCGCTGCTAATGAATGGTGGGAGCGTGGATAATGCTATGGATTTGAGCTCTATTTTCCTCTCGGCACTTGGAATTTTCGTCTTATCTTCTTATCTCTCGTTCATGTTTTCTTTGTTCTGTCGACTCTATTTGCCGCTTATCACCAAATCACGCGGTGGGACGAGACACATGTAGCGCTTCATGCGCTCGGGCCGAATGGTCTAGTGCGGTTTTGACGTATTTGTAGTTTGACTGGTTTTCAGTCAGTTTCTATATCAGTACTCTATTTTCTTAATAAAAACATAGttaaaaaaatatatttgagaaaaagttcgtcccaaatttgaaaaatgttcatcaatttatAAATTTCCATGTTTTTAAGTGTTCACACTTTAAAAAAACTTCATGAGTTTTAAAAATGGTCACAAATTTTGAAAATTGGTGCTGGCTTCCAGATTCAGTGTGTTTCCTCTTGTTTGCCTGGTAAGGATTTTTTCCCTCTCCCTTCTCATATTTTTTTGGCATCACAGTTTTCATAAAAATGCCTCAAATATCACATCCCTTATTGACCTACCCCAAAAAAAAGTTCTTATCAAATAAAATCCTACTTTTGCACGACCACATTAAATTGGGAAGCTAAATCAGGGGCCAATATACCAGAATATTTATAACCTATTGCAAGGCACGAACAATCGCGCCGGTACAATTTTATGCACCGCAATTTACACTTTTCCAAGTTCAGTAACCAAAATGATCTAGCGGAGATGTTTCTGTACATGTGTTCATAATTACCAGGGAAATTTAGGTGGAACCAATTCCACATTCCGTGGATATAAACATAACAAAAAACTAGTTCCTCCGTTCGCAAATATAAGATGCTCTAGTTTTTTTCTTCTTATGAATCGGCTGTGCATAGACAcatttttgtttgtttgttcactcattttggTATTTATGCAGTTCATATTAAAATATGTAAAACATTTTATATTTATGAATGATGAAGAGAGTACTGTGTTTGACTATTCTTTCCAGCATACAACATCTTAAACAATTGTGCGTGTGCGCGCACGATTGCGTGTCCATAGGTGGATGTCAAAGCTGACAACGAAATCCAACAGAAGGGCTAAAAAGATGAAGAAACGAAAAAAAATCAGTTAGTATAAAATGTTGGAACATCTCGCTTTCCAATAATAGAAAATTTGAAACTTAAAGAAAAAACTCTGCTTATTGCATCATGGGCGTATTTGTGATTTTACATGGGCAGCAAATTATTCAGCCACTCcccgaagaaaagaaaaaaaaatgagacgCAAGCAAATCCTGAACCTAATTACAGAGAAGAATGAGGAAGAAAAGAAAGAATCGTGGCGCCAGCAAGTGAATCATgtggctcttgcttcaagacagGAAACACGTCGACAGTAACAGTAATTCCCAAAACAAAAATGGTGCTGGCTTTCAGGCAGCTTGAGCTTCAGCTTCAGTGCGTCTTGCTCTTCTTCGCGAGGTGAGGAAACGCGCCGAGGATGTTGTGCGCCCGCAGGTCCTGCCTCGTCAAGATCCCCACAAGCGGAGATATCTGCACACAAAAATCAATCCATCATCAAATCCAAATTTGTGCAAGGTTgtcgatgatcggaaagccattggAGTTGATTGGACTCACCTCGGGGCCCTGGTACTTGGGCATGATGAGCATGTGCCGGAGCGCGACGGAGCGGAACAGCACCACGGCCTTGGCCACCGACATGGTCTCCACCACGGTGTAGGGCGTCGTGTTGGTGAACGGGTGGAGGTCGATGTACATCTCCAGCTCCTCCGGCGTGAGCTCGAGGTCGTCGATCTTGCAGTTCTTGTCGGCGAGCTCCACCGACGAGAACCGCTCCCTGGCCTCCCACTCCTCCGTCCTCCTCTTCTCCGCCAGGAACCACCGCTTCCTGAGCACGGCCACGAGGTGCGACCGGAGGACCAACCCGTGCAGCTCCGACAGGCCGGGCCGAGGCCGGTCCACCACCGGAAAACCGTTGTGGCCGGTGTTCTTCAGCACCTCGAGGACGGTCGACACCTTCTCCACCACCTGGAGGCTGATGGTGCGCGGCTTGGCGGCGGCGAGCTCGCCCACGGTGAGGTCCTTCATCCACGGCTCCGGCTTGGGTTCTAGGAAGGGAAGCCCCTTGAGGTCCAGGATGATCTCGTAGATGCTGGGGTTGAAGGCGTCGCCGACGGTCTTGGCGATGAGCAGCACGAACATGGTCATGGGCAGCAGGAGGAGGTTGTTGGTGAGCTCCAGGAAGATGACGCAGAGCGAGACGGTCATCCTCATGGAGCCCGACATGAGCGCCGCCGCGCCGAGCACGGCGTAGAGCCCGTGGTCGATGCTCGCCGCCACCGTGCTCTGGAGCACGAGCGCCACGATACGGCCGTAGGCGGCGCCCATGAGGATGATGGGGAGGAAGAGCCCCGACGGCACGGCGATGCCGAAGGTGAAGAGCCCCAGCACGCAGTAGATGGCGAAGAAGATGAGCAGCGAGTCCAGCCGGAACTCGCCGGGGGTGCCGGTGGAGAAGATGTTGCGCGTGGCGTCCACGTTGGTGGCGTGCAGGAGGGTGGCCAGGTCGTTGTACTGCCCGGCGGGGCAGTTGAACTGCTTGAAGTTGCCGCTCCTCCCGGTGGCCGGGCACGCGGCGCCGAACGCCGGGTCGCACGGCGTGCACGGCACGGCGAAGGGGAGCACGTACAGCCCCGCCGACGTGAACACGCACACGGCCAGCGCCAGCGCCAGCTTCGCCATCCGGCCCTTGTCGTTGATGAGGTTGTAGAGCCGGAGCACCATGTGGAGGACGTGGTTGTAGAGCGCGCCGAGGACGCCGCCGATGACGCCGACTAGCGTGACCAGGAGGAGGTCGCCCAGCCGGTACCGGACGGTGACGTCGCTGACGTCGAAGATGATGAGCCCGCCCTCGCCGAAGAGGCCGCACCGCCCGCCGCGGCACACCTCAATGAAGCCGCGAAGCACCACCACCACGGTGGCCGTGCTGAAGAAGGTGCGCCACAGCAGCGCGCTCCGCCACCAGGTGGCCACCTCCTCCAGCGCGAACAGCACGCCGCCCACGGGCGACCGGAACGCGGCGCACACGCCGGACGACGCGCCGCAGGTGATGAGGTCGCGCCGGTCGCGGTCGTTGTTGAAGTAGCGCAGCCACCTCCAGCGGAGGCGGAACCGGCCGGAGC encodes the following:
- the LOC123143623 gene encoding chloride channel protein CLC-b, translated to MEEDQSRGLGLAGETPGLKHGNGVSNSSEDPGSAGDGISSLEKPLLKRSNTLTSSHLAMVGAKVSHIESLDYEIIENDLFKHDWRSRSNVEVLQYIFLKWSLAFLVGLLTGVIASLINLAIENISGLKMLHMVHLVREKRYWAGFFYFSGFNFVLTFIAAVLCVVFAPTAAGPGIPEIKAYLNGVDTPNMFGAPQLIVKIIGSICAVSSGLDLGKEGPLVHIGACLANLLSQGGSGRFRLRWRWLRYFNNDRDRRDLITCGASSGVCAAFRSPVGGVLFALEEVATWWRSALLWRTFFSTATVVVVLRGFIEVCRGGRCGLFGEGGLIIFDVSDVTVRYRLGDLLLVTLVGVIGGVLGALYNHVLHMVLRLYNLINDKGRMAKLALALAVCVFTSAGLYVLPFAVPCTPCDPAFGAACPATGRSGNFKQFNCPAGQYNDLATLLHATNVDATRNIFSTGTPGEFRLDSLLIFFAIYCVLGLFTFGIAVPSGLFLPIILMGAAYGRIVALVLQSTVAASIDHGLYAVLGAAALMSGSMRMTVSLCVIFLELTNNLLLLPMTMFVLLIAKTVGDAFNPSIYEIILDLKGLPFLEPKPEPWMKDLTVGELAAAKPRTISLQVVEKVSTVLEVLKNTGHNGFPVVDRPRPGLSELHGLVLRSHLVAVLRKRWFLAEKRRTEEWEARERFSSVELADKNCKIDDLELTPEELEMYIDLHPFTNTTPYTVVETMSVAKAVVLFRSVALRHMLIMPKYQGPEISPLVGILTRQDLRAHNILGAFPHLAKKSKTH